TCACCCTGTTCACTTCACTTTACTCGTGCACCTGAGCAAACACGCAGTAGTCGATGAATTCGTTGCGTgcaggtttttcttttgtttcgtCACTCTTAATACGTTATCGGAGGACTAGTGCGATAAAGACAGAGCACGCTGCAGCACCAGCGGTCCATACAGTTTGACTTCTTGCCTACAGACTCTGCTTTCATGTTTAATTTGATTAACTTCACATGAGTTCTCTGAAGAGTTGTTGCATTAGACACAGCTTCCTCTCAGCCCTGCAGGTGGGATCCCATAGGTCCTACTGTTTTAATTATCTCCTCACAAGTCTGTCTCCATGGCAGCGCTCTACCTTTGAGGCCTTTGAGCTTGTGACCTGCTGTAcgctgtttttactttttaacacAAGAGCGCACAAAATAGTTAGCTGTAACACTTCTGGATCACTTTACTGCTCTAAGCTAACTAATGGTTTGAAGGGTTTGACACAATAGCACACCAAAGTGGGGGTGTTGATATTATGGAAATAAGTCCTGTAGGCTGTGTTAGAGGATTTAAGTGCAGTGTGGGATTATGTCAGCTGTGCTCTGCAGTGGAGAGAGGCTTGCTATCCtgaggaaaattaaaaaaaaaaaaaaaaaagatttaaagcaAGGTGATGTCGAGGCCTGTCATCGTTTTTTGGTTTGCCATAACACCCTTTTGTTTTGAGGTTAGTACCTATGAGAAAAGTTCCCTGTTATAAGAGTCGCTACTCCAGGCTGTTTCACAGGGGTTAAAGCAGTACTTCTACTAGTTCTTCCGGGCAAATACAATTACACCTAAACATCAATACCACTTATCTATCAGTCACCAACATGTTGGTATACCTGCTGCTGATTGACTCCATTCAGTTTGGCAACTTTAGTTTATGTGAAAGTTGAAATGTGGGAAcaaggtttttgtttctttttgttgtttttttttatgggaCAGTTTCCTGAAGGGATCAGTAACTTCCTGAAGTCTCagataataaaacataaaaaaacacaaccttTTGCCCAAATGAAGCAAACAAGATGCAATCTGTTTCTTATTGACCTTTGTCTGTGGTTACAGACAAAGATGTACTTAAGAATAAACTTAAACAAGCACATTGCTCAAAATATAAAACTGTGTGAAACTGTTGTTTGAAAGTAATCTATAAAGCGCTCCTTTGCTTTCCTGTTCGTGTCAGCAACGCCTCCTATTAGCCAAGGTTTTTAACAGTGATTTAACAGTCGGAGGCTCTCGAGGTGTTTCATTACAGCTGATGGATGTCGGTCAAGCGGAAGTGATGTCTAGTCTGGACCTGCGACCCTAACACAACCTGACACGGTGTCCGTTTCTGCTGGGTTTGTTCATCATCTCCCTCCAGCCCGGTCATAGTTAAGCATGTAACAACCACGCCTCGGCAGCTGCCGTGATCAAGGATCAAGGAGAGTGCCCTCGCCCCTCCTCTTTCTCCTGGCCTGGAAACAAGAGGCCTGGGGCGACAAGGTGCACATATGCTGTTTGTCATACTGATCTGAGGTCAGCTTAGCATCATGCAATAAATCTAGTTAAAACCCTCTGGtgtattcttcttttttagtCTCGTGACATTGTTTGAATCAGCTGGTCCCTTTTTACCtacacacagcttcattttCCTTTTGCATCAGCTCCTAATAGAGCCACACGTTTGCCCTTTTGTTAATTGAAGAAAGCTCTTGTTTTCTTCCTTCTCATTGTCACTACTGCAAAACAGCATCTCCTATCTTTTGTGATGGTGTCTTGCTTAAATGCTGCCTTGATGGAGCGTTCATTCCCTAAGGTTATTTTTGGAAAGGTCTCTAGGACTAACCAGGTGCTTAACATTCACCATGCAAAATGATGTTTGTGAGCCTTTTAAACACTAAGTACCACTCTGACATTCATCTGCAGAACGTCTGATAAACCTAAATGTGTTAAAAGATCACTTATGGTGGCAGCTTCATGTGGTCCAAGTTCAAAGTGGTTTAGCTAGTCTGGTCCCCTCCCTTAAACCAgctttcttttgattggctgacctTTGTAAACAGAAGTTTGAGCAATAGATGGGTGAGTTTTTGAAGATGCAGTTCCTGCAGGTAAAAATCTTCCTTAAGGAGAAGAAAGGAGGGATTGTGTTGAAGAAATGCTATCTCGAAACAACTGCCTATCATCTGGAGTCAGTTAGGCactctgctttttttaaaaaccaaaaaaacccaacaaacccCCCCAAATATTTGTGCATATCACACAGGGATGGCCCCCAAAACAAGCTTGTTGCACTGATAGACTAACTCCACAGAGTGAAAGGAGAGTGACAATACCTGACAATAATATGACATAGAAAGGGTTTGTGCATTGGGTTCAGTAGTTAAACTGTATATGTGAAAGCTATTTTGGGTTCAGTAATAGAGAAAATGTAAAcccagatttttttaaatacatttttagacagttTTCTAGAGAAAAGGGGGACACTGTtaaataatttccttttcttcttgcCAACGTTTTATGCATATACTCCTCAGGCTTTTAGCAGTAATAGTAATTATATATACagctttatatatatacatataaatgatTTAATAGCTGCAGTTTCACTTTCCTGTGGTCATGCAAACCGTTATTTGATTTCAGTCACAAGACAAATTATTCTCATATGACACTGTTATGTAACATGTGACTGATTTCACTTTAGATAATGTGATCATCTACCTTGGTGAGGGGGGGTTCAAGAGTCATGAGGTCAGATGCTGTGTCCTGACTCAGATGTAGCTTTCTGCAATAACTGTCACCACAGATAAACTCCTTCATCAATAGGCCACCCGCTGCTCCTTTCATATATCACAAAGCCATAAGAGGCACTGGAAACACATTTGCCAAAGTCATCCTATAAACTGAGGCCAGTGTCACTGAGTTATACACTCTCTGTTGTCTTCCTGTACACAAGGCTtgttatgtgagtgtgtgtgtgtgtctgctgtctCCCCTGATGAATGGGCTTCCCATTTAGCACAGCGGCACACATACCTCAGCTTCTGGTTCTGCAAATCTGTCACATTAAGAAAACAGTGCATGCCATCACCGTTTACATCATTACAGAGGTACTGGCTGCACGGAGGAAATCAAGTGGTTTTATTTTCGGTGCCATAGTGAGTGACGCTGGTCACAGCCAGCACGGAAACCTTTCAGCCAAACAGGCCTTTTCAGAGGGAGCTGGATCAAAATAGCACCGAGCGGCATTGTGTAATGTGTTCTTCTCTCTTTTGTACAATGTAACAACAGAGCTCGCAAATCAATACACCTCCCTCACATGCTGCTGAGAGAGCGCACGGGGTGGTTGGTCTTATTTCCACTTCATAGTTCACCACATGTGACTGTGGTTTCAGTGAGAGCTGCAGCACACCAAAACTGTGGTAGACTGCGAGGCGAAGGCTTCTCTTTCTCTGAGAGAAGCCGACAGTCCCTCTGATCACAGGCTGGACGGTTCACTCGGGTGATTCAAAGAGCCCAAATCTGATTAAACCCCAAGAACAAAGACTGACTCTAAACTGAGTCCTCTTTGCGCCGGCGCTGCTGTTACGTCTGTCGAACCTACGCCTTCATATCAATCAATAATTATACTTGCACTCCAAAGAGTTCATGTAAATCACTCTCTATATAAAACCCAGTGTAAGATGTTAGGAAAAAACTATCATTTATTTGAATCTATAGTATCCATTATggctctaaataaataaaatattggtaACATACAGGATAATGTCAGTGAATAATTCTTTAGTTACATACATCTGTTATAAAACCATAGAAATGAATCATTTTAGGATGTTTATTTGTAACCTTGTGATATTGTTCCTCCTATCATATATACTATAGCTTTAATAAAAATCATCTAATTATGCTAAAAGTTAAGTCAAGGCCCAAAGATGTATGCCTGCCTTATATGTACACAACCAAATACAGAATACATTTACATGGTTATATGCACATACCTGAGCATAACTCAATAACGTAGGTCCTTCTACTTGGTGTCCTGGGTTTAATCCATGAAAGGAGACACGGCCTATGTGTTAAAAATGCAATAATGTAGTATTGATTTAAACTGGCTGAAGAATGGCAGTGATGTTAGGAGCTGTATGCCTGCAAGACATATTTAGGTCCTGCAAAACCAAAAGCATCTCTGGAGCCTCTTTCCTATTCATTTAACAATATAtatgtaacacacacaaaaagattcTACCATATTACATATATATTGTTAAACGAATAGGAAagagtgtgtatatatatttatatatatatatatcagtgtTGCACACATGCAGGCAGGTTAGTGGCCTCAGAAGCTGTCCGAGGTAAAGTAGACACACACTGATTTAAGGCATACAGATGgcctaaaacaaaagaaaaaggaaacgcATAGTTAAGGGGGAACAGGGTCCACGGGGGAGCTCTCCTCTTTTCTCGGTAATAAAAGCAAGATGTCTGTTAACATGTGCAGTTCAGTATCCATACGGGGCTCTGCAAATTCACTTGAAAGACGTGAGTTATCCGACCTGCGGTACTGAGGATGTAAAACACtcctttttttgggggggggtaaCTGTTTTAAATATGGGGGGTCCTAAGGGTGGTGTGGTGATGGGGATTAGGCCCGACCAGTCTCTTCCATGGCCACCTCGGCTCACCGTTCAGGTCGGAGGAAGAGTGATAGCGTCTTCGGGCTCGCGCTTTTCTGTCACCCCGCGCGCCTCCCTCTCCCCCTTGTCCTCAGCGACAGACTCCCTCGCGGTGCTCGACGGGATGTAGTGGCTCACGCGGGGTTGAGAAGACCCTTGCGTCTCTGTACCCAAAGCTCCCGACCTCTCCGCGCTCGTGTGACCGTGGGAAGACGCGTAGAGTCCTTCCTCCTGCTGCGAGTGCGCAATTTCTGCTCCCGCACCCCGCGGGGAAACCGCCACTCTCTCCGCTCTGTCACCCCACTGAATCGCCGGACCGTGCGGGGTTGTGCCCTGTCTGGTCTGGTTGAGAGATAACAGCCGTGTTTGCGTAGAGTTCCACTCTGTCATGTTGTCGTTTGTGGAGATGTTAGTTGAGATGTTTGCAGTCGGAGTGGGCACCACCAGCTTCCCAGCAGAAGAGGATGCGCTGGTTGGCTTCCAGATCAGGCTATAGTAAATTGCCAGGATAATGGCTGCTAAGGACACAGACAACACATATGCAAAAACAGTGGCTAGTCTCACCCACTTCTTGTTAGTCTTAGCAGCCATCTTAGCCTTTTTGTCCCCCGTATAAGTAGCAGGTTTGCCCCTCTCCATATTGGGCATGAAGTCCCGCTCTCTCATATTGCCCCTGTTTTTTCCTCGATGCTCCACCACCCCCTCCGTCTTGAAGGCTTTATGTTATCCACAGTCCAAGAGAAGAGGAAGCAGGAGGCTCAGAGGGAAGATGCTGGACCACTTTGAACCGTCCGCGCCGCAGGAAGATGTTGCACCTAAACAGATTTCCCGTAATTCATTTGATCTCAGAGGAACTGCGCCTCATATTGTGCAGCCAGCGCAGCACTGCGTTTCATAATGGACATCAAGCATCCACAGGCTGACTGACTACGCGTTTCAGCATCCGACAGCGGCGGGACAAAtgtcccccctcctcctcctcctcctgtgcgAGGTTTCTAAGGAACAGCTGGCCGCAGGCCCACGGCGAATCCGCAGTATACTATTtgatgtcatttattaaaacgaTTAAGTGAGATCATACGGTACGCAACTGTCTGTCTTATCCAGCAAATGAAGTGGCTGGCTCAGCTAAAAATACAGGAGAGGGGGCGGGTGGTGGCTCTTAAAGAagcagcagctgtgcagcaaccCGAGAAGAAaccctaaaaaaaaacaaaaagagaaacgACATCTCCTTCACATCAGCACGCGAGAAGTGCACACGGAGAACAGGATGTCGCGGAGGGGATAAACACGGTCAACCGTGTGTTTTAGCTTCACTGGGTTCACCCGAGTGGAAAGGATGGTAGTCCATGTGCTCCGAGCAATCAGAGAGGGGGGGCTTCATTTATGTTGATGTCTTACGTAATCACGTGTTAAACTCGTAGCCAGACCCATACATAACGAGTGGCTTTCATGCCGCTTATGATGGTTCCTACCTGTTGGCTGCTCCACAACGCGCCTTTTCAGCACAATGGACAGCGACTCGAATTTGTCATCGCTCGTGTCCTCCGGGAAGGTGAAAAAGGTGAAGCGACAGATTTAACAAGCGCGTGAAATCCAGTTTTCAGCATAAATCGCACAGcagttaaaacaaataaatgagcaCATTATATAACAAGTACCTTCTGTTTATtatacactcactggacacCTTGTTAAGTACATCCGGCCAACTGCTAATTAGCACAGATATCTAATCAGGCATTCACTCGGTGTATTTGGGCATGTGGAGGTGGTCCACATGCTGAACGAGCCTCAGGATGGCATAGCTTCAACTGGCGTGGTTGTTTGTGCCACACAGGCTGCTGTGAGTGTTTGAGGagctgctgatctactgggattttcccaaaAGGCCATCTTTCGGGGTGGAAATGCCTCGTTGATGCCAGAGATCAGAGGAAAGTggtttgagctgataggaaagcAGTGACAATTCAAGTAACCACTTCGTCATACATTggaccttgaagcagatggtctACAGGAGCATGCTCAGTAACAGGAAATTGTTTGCATGGACTCatcaaaattggacaatagaagatttTTTAGTCTTTATTTGCTGCAAAATTGATGGTAGGATCAGAATTTGGACTAAACAGCAggaacatgaaacatgaaagcatgacTCCACCTTGCTTTTTATTAATAGTTCAGGTTGTTGGTGGTGAAATTGTGTGGGGCAATCGGGgaaatattttcttggcacactttgggcctctTAGGACCAAATGTTGTTTAAATgtcacagcctacctgagtaccATCATCCatctctttatgaccacagtgttcCCATCTTTTAATGGCTGCTTTCTAGCAGGATAAAgcgccatgtcacaaagctcaggtcatctcaaactggtttcctaaacatgacaatgaggtcattcaaatggcctccacattCAGTCCAACGCTCAGTCTAATagagcatctttgggatgtTGTGGAGGaagatttgcatcatggatgtgcagccagtAAATCTGCAGCACCTGTGTGATGCTGCTACGTCAACATGGACTaaaatctctgagaaatgtttcatctctGAGGCACCGTGTTGAATATATGCCACAAACAATTAAAGACActttaaaagcaaaatgaagTCCAACTTGGTGCTAGCCATCGGCCCCAATTGGTCACAGCAAATAggtgcccctccctgagcctggttctgctagaggtttcttcctgttaaaagggagtcaccaagtgcttgcttaaaGGGGGTTGTTTGATTGATGGGGTTTCTCTATTGTTTTAGGGTCTTTAActtataaagcgccttgaggtgattGACTATTATGTGTCATGCTAAGTTTACAGTTAACATTACAGTTTTGTTACATTGATACAAAGTGGAAAAATGACCTACATTATAGTGGCTTGGCTGCAGAGGTGAAAATGACTTGTTTTGCAACAGCCAATCCATTTCTAAGGATGAGCGTCAGCACAGGTTTCTACACGTGACGGGTGTGACAAGCCCTGCTCTAACAAACATCTAATGGGGGTTGTTTCTAATGACTGCTTTCATTGCAATGTTTTATGGTATGGTACGGTATGGGAGCGAGGTGGCCAACTGTGATGTGAGTTTGATAAGGTTGTGTGTAGCAGTTTTTCATTAAAAGGTTTTATTTCTCCATTAAAATCACCAGTATCTTGAATAAACTGATCCTGTGGTTGGTTCACCAGAAG
This is a stretch of genomic DNA from Pelmatolapia mariae isolate MD_Pm_ZW linkage group LG16_19, Pm_UMD_F_2, whole genome shotgun sequence. It encodes these proteins:
- the LOC134646173 gene encoding uncharacterized protein LOC134646173, producing the protein MRERDFMPNMERGKPATYTGDKKAKMAAKTNKKWVRLATVFAYVLSVSLAAIILAIYYSLIWKPTSASSSAGKLVVPTPTANISTNISTNDNMTEWNSTQTRLLSLNQTRQGTTPHGPAIQWGDRAERVAVSPRGAGAEIAHSQQEEGLYASSHGHTSAERSGALGTETQGSSQPRVSHYIPSSTARESVAEDKGEREARGVTEKREPEDAITLPPT